A genomic window from Desulfobacterales bacterium includes:
- a CDS encoding Hsp20/alpha crystallin family protein: MNIVRWNPVGDMYSARNHINSLFEDFFYPMGRRESDSSLWGWNPVADAYDRVDHFVIKAELPGVDKKDIVIDVKDGVLTLKGERSYDNEVTDDKYYRKERSYGKFERSFALPVNVDADKIKAEYKDGVLEIEIPKPEEHKPKKIMIH, encoded by the coding sequence ATGAATATTGTAAGATGGAATCCAGTAGGTGATATGTATTCGGCAAGGAATCACATCAATTCATTGTTTGAAGACTTTTTCTATCCGATGGGTCGGCGGGAAAGTGATTCGAGCTTGTGGGGCTGGAACCCGGTGGCAGATGCCTATGACAGGGTTGACCATTTTGTCATCAAAGCCGAACTTCCCGGTGTTGACAAAAAGGATATCGTTATTGACGTGAAAGACGGAGTTCTGACCCTAAAGGGCGAACGCTCCTATGATAACGAGGTAACAGACGATAAGTATTACCGTAAAGAAAGGTCGTACGGCAAATTTGAAAGATCATTTGCATTGCCGGTTAATGTTGATGCGGATAAAATAAAGGCGGAATACAAAGATGGGGTTCTGGAAATTGAAATTCCGAAACCCGAAGAGCACAAGCCCAAAAAAATTATGATTCACTGA